The following proteins are co-located in the Vigna angularis cultivar LongXiaoDou No.4 chromosome 2, ASM1680809v1, whole genome shotgun sequence genome:
- the LOC108328490 gene encoding protein GLUTAMINE DUMPER 4 codes for MISMKHLPKHKRESSIMPKGYFCKSKFIISAINFRATTTLHFTAIHREREKSNIERKMRPINTVSSSSPPPPGSVTGIKIWKSPIPYLFGGLALMLALISVSLVILVCSYRKRDSSPESSSSSSEAENMKSQPMTKILYTNSEPEVVVIMAGDHNPTYLAKPSTTSSSASSSVYCTCGAQSQPEPESQPSPSSTSSTE; via the coding sequence ATGATCTCCATGAAGCATCTACCCAAGCACAAAAGGGAATCTTCCATAATGCCAAAAGGGTACTTTTGTAAATCAAAATTCATCATTTCTGCTATAAATTTCAGAGCCACCACCACACTTCATTTCACTGCCATccacagagagagagagaagagtaACATAGAGAGAAAAATGAGGCCAATAAACACtgtatcatcatcatcaccaccaccaccaggAAGTGTTACAGGAATTAAAATATGGAAGTCACCAATTCCTTACTTGTTTGGAGGCTTAGCATTAATGCTGGCTCTGATATCTGTGTCATTGGTCATCCTTGTTTGCTCCTACAGAAAACGTGATTCTTCTCCTgagtcatcatcatcatcgtctGAAGCTGAAAACATGAAATCACAGCCAATGACCAAGATCTTATACACAAACTCAGAGCCTGAGGTTGTTGTCATTATGGCTGGCGACCACAATCCCACATATCTTGCCAAACCAAGCACCacttcttcttctgcttcttcttcagTCTACTGCACTTGTGGTGCTCAATCTCAACCTGAACCTGAATCTCAACCAAGCCCTTCATCAACCTCATCCACTGAGTGA
- the LOC128195650 gene encoding uncharacterized protein LOC128195650, producing MVERAKVLEKNLAEAERHKKQQTVRGPTVSRGNVNQRGSPYARPAVNASGSQALATVGQSVQPRSVACFQCGGPHLRWACPQLNGGKYCTKCRRNGHLENECYVGGRAAMRPPNAGRAQQGRGGRAQATGRVYAITGAEAARSGTLITSTCFLFGKPCVVLYDSGATHSFISKACVEKLGLVESELQFDLVVSTPAAGGIKTSTACVRCPIEVEGRRYKVNLICLPLQDLEVILGMDWLATNRILIDCGKKELVFPGEEEEELSVDRGQLRKISWKERAVF from the coding sequence ATGGTGGAGAGGGCCAAGGTGTTGGAGAAGAACCTGGCAGAGGCGGAACGGCACAAGAAACAGCAAACAGTAAGGGGGCCGACTGTCTCAAGGGGAAATGTTAATCAGAGAGGATCCccttacgctcgtccagcagTCAACGCGAGTGGATCCCAAGCCTTGGCTACTGTCGGCCAGTCTGTACAGCCAAGGAGTGTGGCATGTTtccagtgtggaggaccacaccTGAGGTGGGCTTGTCCTCAACTGAATGGGGGAAAATACTGCACTAAATGCAGAAGGAATGGGCACTTGGAGAACGAGTGCTATGTGGGAGGACGTGCGGCAATGAGGCCGCCGAACGCTGGAAGAGCCCAACAAGGAAGAGGTGGACGTGCACAAGCTACAGGAAGAGTTTATGCAATTACGGGTGCTGAAGCTGCTCGATCAGGTACGCTCATCACCAGCACTTGCTTCTTGTTTGGAAAACCGTGTGTAgtgttgtatgattcgggggcaactcattccttcatctcgaaggcatGCGTTGAGAAACTGGGACTAGTGGAGAGTGAAttacagttcgacttggtggtgtcaaccccagcggctggtgggATTAAGACGTCTACAGCTTGTGTGAGATGTCCAATAGAAGTTGAGGGGCGTAGATATAAGGTCAATCTCATTTGCTTACCCCTTCAAGACTTAGAAGTAATTTTggggatggattggttggctacaAATCGGATCCTCATTGATTGTGGAAAGAAGGAGTTGGTCTTCCCAggtgaagaagaggaggagttATCTGTTGATCGCGGACAGTTAAGGAAGATATCATGGAAGGAGCGAGCTGTTTTCTGA